The candidate division KSB1 bacterium DNA segment TGAGCATTTTCTGGCGCATTTCGCTCGGCGTGTCGCCGGTGCGCACGAGCACGCGGATTTGCGGCAAGTCGACCTGCATTTGCATTGCCGTCTCGCGAATGCCGGTCAATGGCGCTTGCAAATTTTTTTCAACATCATTATTTAGCGCTTTCAGCGGCGAGATGTAAAGCGTGTGAATACCGCCGAGATAATTTTTTTCAAACGTGTCTTTGTCGGTGGCGAGGCTTTGCTCGAGCAAGTCGTTGATGCACCACAGAAACGCGGCAAGCGTTTTGCCGGAGCCAGTCGGCGCGAGAATGAGAACATTCTTGCCGGCGGCAATCTCCGGCCAGCCGCGCTCCTGCGGCGGACTGGGTTTGCCGAAGGTTTGCGTGAACCAGGCGGAGACGGCGGGGTGGAAGTTGGCAACTGGTTGCTCGTTGCTGGTTGCTGGGTTATGGTCCATTTTTCTTACGGATTACGTTTTACGAATTACGTTTTATTCACTTCGCCGGCCAACCTTCATCGCCCGATGGCCCATAAATGCTCGGCACCCTGGCGCCCATCAAGCGCAACATCAAACTGAGCTGGCCGCGATGATGAATGACGTGGTGCATCAGGGTGACGCGCAAATAAGCTTTGCGTGACAGTTCTCTTCTCACCACGCCGTCCGGCGTGAGAAACGGAATCTTTTGTTGAAGCGCGGCGTCATCCAATGCGTGCCAGGCGTTGACGATTTCAGAATGTTGCTTTTGGGCAATGGTGATCATTTCGGCGATGGTTGCCGGCGGCTCAGAAGGGAGGGTGCTTTCACCAATCACGATTTTATCTTTCAGGACACCTCGGCCAAAAATATCTTCGATGCGAACAAGATGCCACGCCAATCTTCGCGCCGAGAAAAATTTTTCATGAGGTTTGAACTCGATTTTGTCTTCAGGAATGGCGCGCAAAACATTCAGGGTGATTTGAAATTCGAATTCCCACTGCGGAATGAAGCTTTCGATGTTGGACATGGATTTAGCTCCTGGCTTGAGTTAAAAGAATTTTTAGTTGTTTGTATTATCCCCAAAAGACAGACTGGCAGTCTGTGTTACGCGCGGCGCAAGGTGATGAGCGTCACTTCCGCCGGGGCCTGGTAGCGAAACGGCGCGAACGTCAAACCCAGGCCGTTGGTGACGCTTAAAAATAAATCGCCTAGCTTAAAAAATCCGGAATAGTAGCGCGTTTCGGTTTGCGAGACATTGAGCGGTATGCCAAACGGCTTGAACACGATTTGCCCGCCGTGGGTGTGACCGGCGAGCAAAAGATGATAACCGTGCCGTTGCGCAAATTGAATCAGCTCATCGCTCGGTTGATGAGAAAGCAGGAGATGAACAGCGGCGGTGTCGTTGCGTTGCTGGCGCAAGCGGTCAAGAGTTGCCGCGGACGGGCGGCGATTATAAATATTGGTCACCGTGGTCAACGAAATTTTGCTCGGGCTGGCAGTGAGCGTCAAAACCGAATCTTCAATGACGACAACGCGATTTTCTTTTAACTGTTGTGCAATCGCATGTGGATTCGCCCAGTAATCGTGATCACCCAAACAGGCATAAACGCCCAACCGTGCCTGCAAGCGTCCCATCATTTTGGCGCCGCGTTCAATGTGATCGGTTCCTCGTGTCACCAAATCCCCGCAAAAGACGATGAGGTCGGGTTTTTGCGAATTGGCGAGATCGATGTAGCGAAGCATTTTCTGCTCGCCGGTGTAGGTGTCGGCCTGCAAATCGCTGAGCTGGACGAGGCGAAAGCCTTCCAGTTCATCGGTCAAGTGCGGAATTTTCGCCTCACGTTCCGTGAGCCGGATGGAATAGGTGTCGTGCCGAATACGAACAGGCACGTAAACCGTGAGGATAGCAAAAAGGGAAACTGTGATGCAAGCCTGCGATTTCAGCCAGAGAGATTGATATTTTTTGAACAACGGACGCAACAAAAAACGCGAGAGATCGAGCGCGAGCAAGAACGGAAGGATTTCAACGACGATAATGAGGCCGATCCAAAATGGAAAGATGAAAAAGAGTTTGGTCCAAAATTCTCCGCCCCGCAGGGCATCGTTGAGAGCCGTCGCGTTTAAAAGCGAGGCGAGCACCAAAAGTAACGGGTAAATGACCAAATATCCGGCAGCGAATTGCACGCTCCAGCGAATGCGCTGACGCGGCCATGCGGTCAAGTGTCCAAGCGCGGAGGTGAGCCGCCAGCCGGCGTAGGCATAAACGAGCAGGATGGCCGGCAAAACGAATAAGACCATGCGAATGAACCAACTCATAATTTTCAATGTAAAAAAAATTCACTTACGGTGCAAGCCGGTTTTCCAGCTAAAAAAACAAAAGCCCGTTGCAAGATGAAAGGCAACGGGCTTGGCGCCGCAAATAAATTTCGACCGGCGATTATGATTATTAAGGACAGCTTATTTGTTTTGCTTATTCAATTTTTGCAGAGATCGCTCAGCCAATTTTTTGAAATGCGGATCTTGTTGTTTCATCAAAGCGGCAAGTTGCTGACGCGCTTCGACAAAACGATCTTGCATGAGGTAGCCCTGTGACAAGTACCATTGCGCCGGCGCGTAATCAGGGCGGATTTGCAGGGCTTTTTCCAAATTTTGAATGGCGTCCGAGGCCTGCTTGAGGCGGAGTTGACTGATGCCGAGGAATAAATGGGCTTCAAGAGAGTGGGGGAAATCTTGAACGACTTGAGTAAGTCGTGCAGCAGCTAATTTATAGTCATGAGCTTGATAAATGGGCTGAATTTCAGCCAAACTGTTCAAGAGGGCCGGCTCAGTGGTGTTGGCGGGCGGCTGGTCCCAATTAAAATGCTGCACTTCATACAACGCGACATTCGAAGCATCCTGCATCATTCCTCCGGAACGATCCTGATGTGAAGATGAATCACTCATTATGCCGTAATTGAACAAGTAGTAACCCACGCTCATGATGCCGACAAACAACAAATAAGTTGCAAAAGCCGGGATGGCATCTTTCCACTGTTGCGAAAGCGGCAGCTCGCCCCACCAGATTTTGAGTCGATCCAGCCAACTGGTTTGCGGGATTGGCGCAAAGATCCGGCTGCCGTAGTGGCGCATGGCCAAAGAGGTTTTTTCCATGAAACGGACGGCCTCAAGACATTTGTCGCACGCCAGATAATGGGTTTCAAATTTCTCTTGCTCATCATCAGGGAGCTCGTCTCGAACATAATCAGCAATATAATCGAGACGGTTGTGGTAGGCACAAGACATCGACTCTTCTCCTCAAAAAATTATCGCGCCGCAGTTAAGGGCGAAATCTGGAATCCTTTTTACAGAGCTTTCTTAACCGCTTGAGCGCGTCGGATTTCAAGCTATAAACTTTTTCGGCGGGAATGCCAAGCTTGGCGGCGACTTCCCGTTCTCTATAATCTTTGTAGAAAACCAATTCCAAAACCTGGATATAATTTTTTGGCAGCTTGGAAATTTTTTCTCTTAAAAGCTTGGCCATTTCTTCGGCTTCGACCTCGTCACGAAAAACCACACCGAGACTTCCGGCGATTTCTTCAATTGAGGTGAGCGGGCGCTCGTGACGATTGCGGCGGCGGATATGCGAATGCGCGACATTCTTGGCGATGCCGATCAAATAGGTGCCGGGTTCGGCGTCGTTAAGCCCCTTGTAGTTGGAAAAGCTTTGTAACGCGGCCGTCATGGTTTCCTGCAGGACGTCTTCCAAATCTTCGCCGCGGAGATCCCATCTTTTCCAGAGATAATTTTTCACGGCCTCACGCCGTGAGGCGATCCACTCTTTGGTCGGAGCGCTGGCGTTAATTTCTCCCACGAAGCTGTTGATCATTATTCTTGAGGTGACGTGACCTTGAGAATTTATTGTGACGGTCTCGAGCGGATCGGGTTATTCTTCCGCCCAAAATCAATCCAATCCAGGCGCAACAAAACTTCATCCTTTCGATTCGACGGCACCGAGAATCTGCTTGACAGCCGCAAGCGGTTTCGGCAATGGTTCGGCAAAAAGCCAATCAACACGCAGCCAAAAGCCGGGGAGCACGTCCGAGAGAAAAACCCCTTCTGCAGTGATTGGCAGAGATTCCCAAGCGCCGTTGCGATTGATCAAAAACTCCGCGGTTTGTTTGTTCGGATCGATCAGCCAATACTCTCGGACGCCAAATTCGGCATATTGCTTTTTCTTTTTGCCGCGATCAATATGCGCCGTGCTTGGCGAGGTGATTTCGACAATCAAATCCGGCGCGCCGTCCACGTA contains these protein-coding regions:
- a CDS encoding sigma-70 family RNA polymerase sigma factor, which produces MINSFVGEINASAPTKEWIASRREAVKNYLWKRWDLRGEDLEDVLQETMTAALQSFSNYKGLNDAEPGTYLIGIAKNVAHSHIRRRNRHERPLTSIEEIAGSLGVVFRDEVEAEEMAKLLREKISKLPKNYIQVLELVFYKDYREREVAAKLGIPAEKVYSLKSDALKRLRKLCKKDSRFRP
- a CDS encoding DinB family protein codes for the protein MSNIESFIPQWEFEFQITLNVLRAIPEDKIEFKPHEKFFSARRLAWHLVRIEDIFGRGVLKDKIVIGESTLPSEPPATIAEMITIAQKQHSEIVNAWHALDDAALQQKIPFLTPDGVVRRELSRKAYLRVTLMHHVIHHRGQLSLMLRLMGARVPSIYGPSGDEGWPAK
- a CDS encoding tetratricopeptide repeat protein; protein product: MSCAYHNRLDYIADYVRDELPDDEQEKFETHYLACDKCLEAVRFMEKTSLAMRHYGSRIFAPIPQTSWLDRLKIWWGELPLSQQWKDAIPAFATYLLFVGIMSVGYYLFNYGIMSDSSSHQDRSGGMMQDASNVALYEVQHFNWDQPPANTTEPALLNSLAEIQPIYQAHDYKLAAARLTQVVQDFPHSLEAHLFLGISQLRLKQASDAIQNLEKALQIRPDYAPAQWYLSQGYLMQDRFVEARQQLAALMKQQDPHFKKLAERSLQKLNKQNK
- a CDS encoding metallophosphoesterase, with amino-acid sequence MSWFIRMVLFVLPAILLVYAYAGWRLTSALGHLTAWPRQRIRWSVQFAAGYLVIYPLLLVLASLLNATALNDALRGGEFWTKLFFIFPFWIGLIIVVEILPFLLALDLSRFLLRPLFKKYQSLWLKSQACITVSLFAILTVYVPVRIRHDTYSIRLTEREAKIPHLTDELEGFRLVQLSDLQADTYTGEQKMLRYIDLANSQKPDLIVFCGDLVTRGTDHIERGAKMMGRLQARLGVYACLGDHDYWANPHAIAQQLKENRVVVIEDSVLTLTASPSKISLTTVTNIYNRRPSAATLDRLRQQRNDTAAVHLLLSHQPSDELIQFAQRHGYHLLLAGHTHGGQIVFKPFGIPLNVSQTETRYYSGFFKLGDLFLSVTNGLGLTFAPFRYQAPAEVTLITLRRA